The following DNA comes from Hordeum vulgare subsp. vulgare chromosome 3H, MorexV3_pseudomolecules_assembly, whole genome shotgun sequence.
TAGAGTTGGTGAATCAGCTGTAGTTCATGTATGTGTGTTCGATTGGTTGCAATTTTAATAAAACATCACTTTCTCTCGAAACAGGCTTCACTTTAATATATAATCTTTCAATGTTCAGTGATGATGATTATTGTGTTCTGACCTTGCTATTCTTTGATGCTCTCTAGTGGTTAGGCATGGGTAACGTTGAGCTTCTCAAATATTTCCATGAATATGGTGCAATGAAAGCACGCCATGCCTATGGTCCAGGTGGCCACCGTGGCATGAGCGTGTTAATATTCGAAAGCTCTGCCGTGGGTTATATGGAGGCTGAGCGTCTGCATAAGCACTTCGTCGGTGAAAGAACAGACCGGGAAGCATGGCAAGCTCCTTCTAAGCGCCGGTTCTTACCTGGCGGCAAAAGACTGTTATATGGTTTCTTAGCGAACAAAGATGATATGGAGACTTTCAATAAGCACCACCCAGGTATACTGTTTTAActtcttttcatgcatttaatgcttTTGCTTCCATACAATTGCTCAGTTATATGGTAGCTCGGGCTAAGCTCCACGTCCGGTAAATACTTAGTTGTTACTGAAATATTGTAGCCCTGCGGATGCAATATGATACACATGTCAAGTTGCATATTTCTGTTCTTTACTGTATTGACATGCTGAATTTTTGAAGGAACTTGacattttttatttatgttttgtaatGACAATACATAGACTTCGTCCGGACTTAAGAACGTGTATTTGAAGCAGCATATATACACCCGAGCTGTTAAGTTTTCTGATGTATTTGATTATTAACTTTTGGGTCTGTTTAGCATTTGCATTATGGTACTAGATCATGTGATGGTTCAGACTTCAGAGGGCATGTTTTCTTCATTATATTAGTAATTAGAAGCCAGTATGCCATGGGTAACTTGGGATAATTTGGAGAAAATGAGGGATATATAGATCCCTGTCACTCTTTGTTCACCTATGCATTTACAGTTTTTTCTCTGATCATGGCATCCTTTCGCTTCTAATTTTTTTATATAATATGCATGGATTCTGCATCCCTGTGGCAATTCATAGCTCATCTATATCATTTCTTTGTGTGTACTATATATATGGATACCTGCACTAATGTCGAGGGCCTGGTTCATTGTATTAGTAGCTATTAGTAACAAGAAGTCAATTACATCGTAAGAAGAAACAAAGGTAGCTTTATTCTGTTTATGAAGACGTGTCCTGCAAGTTGAATACACACTGAAGCACTGTAAAACAATGTGTCACCCACACAACCTGCTATGCATCTACTGAACATGACCTTAAATACTTGATGATGTTCTCAGCAGATACATTGCCTATTGTACTATACTTTTAACATAAGTGCTTTATTATATTTTCAGGACAAAGTTGCCTGAAGTATGATATGAAATCTTATAATGAAATGGTAGTGGTAGCTATGAAACAAATGAGCCTAGACAATCAGCAACTGAATCGTATGAAGAACAGGGTGGTGAAGACAGAGAAACACTCTAAAGTTGTAGAAGACTCGCTTGGTGTCATGACTCAGAAATATCGAGAGACTAGTGAAGAGAATACCGTGCTGATGCGTAGGATTAAAGAGAAGCACATGGAGCATGAGGAAGAGGTAAATGGTTTCTCAACGGTTACACCAGTATATATGACTGAGCGCAAATTTTCGTATTTCTAGTGGGATATACAACCGTATTAATTTAAAGTTCACATTATTTATGTCTGGCAGTATGCAGCATTATGCTGTCTGTGATAAAGCAATCCATATTTAGGTTGGATTCCCCTAAAattcttccccctttttttttcgAATTTGTGTTTGTTACACTTTTCCTCGttatgatttcatcaccttttttCACCTTGTGTTTCCTACACTTTGCAGATGACATCCCAAGAGAAATTTTTCGATGACCAGATAGAAAACCTTTACAAGGCCATGGAGGAGAAAGAAAGTGAATATGAGAAGAGACTGCAAGAGGAGCGTGCAAAGGCTAGACAGTATGATGTGGATTCTGGGACTACCGAAAATCGCATGCTAAGGTGCGTAACTGGTACTGCTTGACATGACAAGACGCTTTTTTTTTTGTCGGTCCGCGTGCATGATTCTTATTAGGATATAATACGAAAATTGTTTGGATGAAACACCCGCATTCCATTTTTGACACAGCGAGATCAATTTTCAAATGTGTGTTTGTGGATAGAAATTCTCCAGACTAACCATGTCATGTATTCTTGGCTTCTTCTACCTATCTCAAAGTTGCAAAACGCTATCTATTTTTAATCCATGTCACCCTCTGCAGGAAGGAGGAAGTACAGCGTTTCATAGATTGCCAGGCTAAGGGCGTGGAGGAGTTTATGTCAGGAAGGGACGAGCTGATAAAGGCACACGAGAAGAAGAAGCTGCAGCTCAAGAGAGAGTATATGGAGAAGGAGGTGGAACTCGAGAAGGAGCTCGATGCCGGTCTCACGGTTCTGATGGATAAGCACAAGCCTGACACCTTCAAGGCTTCTAGCTCCAGCTCGTGAAGATTGCCGTACAATTTCAGCTCAGAACATTTTAGGGCCGATAAGAATACCTGGACCTATGTGGGTgtcatatggccaatatcatgaaGCTTGAACGTGCATGAGTGTCAAGATCAGTAGCATGTCGTACCAACATGTAGTGACTGCGTCGAAACTTGCATGTGTATGGATTATGAAACTTGAACATGCATGTGTATGGATTATGTTGTCACCTTGCTCCGCTTCCACCCTCTGCCTCAAAACCAAATCTGCCCTCATTTCTTAATAAACTAGACCATGCCTCGCGCGTTGCGGCTGAAATCTTGTTAAAAATGTACGAATAAGTGATAGGAGACTAAAATAAAtgcaaaaacaaatataaaactTTCTTGCATGACTTAATTCCCTAGGAAAAAATAATGCATGAGGTGATATATTTTGTATGAAGATATTAATGAAAAAAGTAACTTATGACTTCATACATGACTTGATGACGTGGCATTGTTGCATGAATAGAAAAATTAGCTAGTGGGTTATAACTATTTAAGAATAAAGGATCAGCCGCCTCCCACACCTAAAAGGCCAAACGAGAGGCGGAGAGAAGCGAAGCAAGCGACGAATTGGCACCGGCGACAGGATGTGCACACACATGACGACGCTGTAGCCAGCCGCAGCCCCTTTATTGATCGAGGGCGGCACACCGCGGAGGTGCAAAGCTAGACGACCGCTTTCCGTCGACCAGGCGACTCCCAACGCTTCGTGGTGCTGCAACAGGCAGGCGGCTGTAGGACGCGGCACCGAACGCTCAAAGCACTTCTTCGTCACATAAGAAGGAAATAAAATCAAGCGATTTGCTCATATTATTATCTTGTTATAACCAATGCACTCACGTGGCGGCGAGCCGATGCCCGAGGCCACCACAGCGTGTGTCTGCTAGGACCGGCGACCCCTCGAGGCCGCTCGCGACAACGGTTAGAAAAATCCCCATCGCGGAACCGCACATGAGAAAGAGTGGAGGCAATCTAAGGGATGCGTTTAATCCAGTTTCTGCCGAattctaaaatttcagaaatgtgtGGCTGTTAATGCTTAGCATGTTTAATATGCTTATTTAGTAATATCTATAACTTGTTTCTATTTGTACAACAACCACAGCTTTTTGCGATTGAGAATATTATTATCATTTGGTTGAATTATATTGCAAACTTGAGGCATGCATAACGATGTGTAATGCTGAATAATTTGAGATCTACACAATTATAGTTTTTCAACTGAGCATCAAATTTGCAACATATTTACATGTATTATTTGCAACTGAGATTTTCAATTTCTTGCCAATAAAAACCAATTCACCTTAAGTGATACTTTTTGGCTTAATACGAGCATTGATATGCAAAATTctaattgatttcttcacattgatATTTTGAGATCACCAGATACAGTGTAAATCTACTGCATTGCAAATTATCTACCTTTACTTTAAGCATACTTTTGTCTTTTTGTACATTATAATGGCCATACTGTTTTCCCATACATTTTATTAAGTTGTGACACAGGGCATTTGAAGTGTGAGAATCTACCAATTCCATCGGATTATACTCCTCTAataatgttgtagatctacttcaATTTGTTTGGAGATTATGTGCAAAGTGTTATTTTAACAATTTGAAGTTCACACTAATGATTTCAAGCCAACTTCTTGAAATTTCATTAATATTACAAAGTTCATTACAACATCAATCATAATGGTCCTTATTTTAGTGCCTACAAATTAATTATCTTTAGTTTACCCATGTAAGTAACTCATGTCTAAAGAATTTGAGGCACTCATCCTTAACGGACACAACTACACTAAATGGGTCAGCGACATCAAGATCATTTTTTCTCGTGGGATAATGACAATCCCAGGATGCATAGCACCTcaagggaaaatgtttgattccaACTTCAACCTTCACCCACATCGTGCAAATGAAACTGCTTCTTCATACGATGTTCCTCCTGGACCGAGCAACACCATGACTTTCCATCAGCGAAAGGACCTTACTGCCACAGTGTAACACCCCCgattttgatcgtacgctaaacatacacgtaaTGCGGACGACCAAGATTAGGGATTcacggaaagatatcacaacacaactctagacacaaataaaaacatacaagtttcatattacaagccaggggcctcgagggctcaaCTACAGAAGCTAGAGAAAGACATGAGTGAGCGGAAGcaaataatatctgagtacatacataaaacaagGTAATGCCTTATAGAAGGCTAGCAGAAAAGTTACatagatcgaacgaggcgaggcctcctgcctgggagcctcctcgaCTACTACTGGTCgttagcggcctccacgtagtaggcaccgtcggggtagtaggcatcgtcggcgggatacgccatctcctgggatcCATCGTCTGGTCGCGACAACCATATCAAGGAGAAAAGGGGTATCAAAGCAACAGGGAGTATTTATCCAaattactcgcaagactgacattagAACTATGCTGAGTACGCACTAGTATCAAGGGAAAGGGGGTTATATCTGGACTGGCTGCAGTAATGCGAGAATAGGGATAACGGACTACTCCTATCAAAGACTAACATGCTCAGGGTCTTGCAACATTAGAAGAGAGTAGAGAAAAAcacatatatagtcatattgttgtagcaaatttaattaagtcacgcccagagattcttccttgaCTCCCTGTGAGAAAGCAATCACGGagccaaacattccagttaagtaacagttctagttgtattagatcaggatacaattc
Coding sequences within:
- the LOC123440504 gene encoding protein SUPPRESSOR OF GENE SILENCING 3 homolog, which codes for MFGGGRPPGNDGTGNGTGNPGMAARGRGGIWKKKSGQAVGRGQWPPSGSSSNASHTTAWQACNGSGGSSLPLRNYRTQPSDHKPGAGDNRWLSSQTYPRENPVVRPPLANGSQLASRSHPYGPESNKDDVPSSSFDPEDSSEVEDSSDDDIDDDMSEDNDSDASEKSFETRKKNKWFRKFFEVIDTLNEEQIHDQARLWHCPACQKGPGAIDWFHGLQRLVIHARTKDSRRVKLHREFATLLEQELGTTLVPSGEQFGKWEGLRGSTDRAIVWPPMVIVMNTLLEQDDDDKWLGMGNVELLKYFHEYGAMKARHAYGPGGHRGMSVLIFESSAVGYMEAERLHKHFVGERTDREAWQAPSKRRFLPGGKRLLYGFLANKDDMETFNKHHPGQSCLKYDMKSYNEMVVVAMKQMSLDNQQLNRMKNRVVKTEKHSKVVEDSLGVMTQKYRETSEENTVLMRRIKEKHMEHEEEMTSQEKFFDDQIENLYKAMEEKESEYEKRLQEERAKARQYDVDSGTTENRMLRKEEVQRFIDCQAKGVEEFMSGRDELIKAHEKKKLQLKREYMEKEVELEKELDAGLTVLMDKHKPDTFKASSSSS